The Pseudomonas eucalypticola genome has a window encoding:
- a CDS encoding divergent polysaccharide deacetylase family protein, translating to MPLRAVLLALCCLSGLAHAAPDNSDAKPRKAYFTLIIDDLGQNQPRDSRALALPGPVTLAVMPDTPHAADFARQAHKAGKTVIVHMPMDPATGPFAWHPDLPMDELRTRLQAALKAVPYAAGMNNHEGSKMTSQPEAMAMLMGELQARSLFFVDSRTSAATVAAAKAQAIGLAHVSRDVFLDDVRTPEAVAKQLQTAIAHAKKFGSVVVIGHPYPVTLDMLERELPNLKANGIDWIPIRQMIAQRANRAMPAHGKDGTYTPRP from the coding sequence ATGCCTCTACGCGCGGTCCTGCTCGCCCTGTGCTGCCTGTCCGGCCTGGCCCATGCCGCGCCGGACAATAGCGACGCCAAGCCCCGCAAGGCCTACTTCACGCTGATCATCGATGACCTGGGGCAGAACCAGCCCCGGGACAGCCGCGCCCTGGCGCTGCCTGGCCCGGTCACGCTGGCGGTGATGCCCGACACCCCCCATGCCGCCGATTTCGCCCGCCAGGCGCACAAGGCCGGCAAGACCGTGATCGTGCACATGCCCATGGACCCCGCCACCGGCCCATTCGCCTGGCACCCTGACCTGCCCATGGACGAACTGCGCACACGCCTGCAAGCCGCCCTCAAGGCCGTGCCCTATGCCGCGGGCATGAACAACCATGAAGGCAGCAAGATGACGTCGCAACCCGAGGCCATGGCCATGCTGATGGGCGAACTGCAGGCGCGCAGCCTGTTCTTCGTCGACAGCCGCACCAGCGCCGCCACCGTGGCAGCCGCCAAGGCCCAGGCCATCGGCCTGGCCCATGTTTCGCGGGACGTGTTCCTGGACGATGTGCGCACTCCCGAAGCGGTTGCCAAGCAACTGCAGACGGCCATCGCCCATGCGAAGAAATTCGGTTCGGTAGTGGTCATCGGCCACCCTTACCCGGTGACCCTGGACATGCTGGAACGCGAGCTGCCCAACTTGAAAGCCAACGGCATCGACTGGATTCCCATCCGCCAGATGATCGCCCAGCGGGCCAACCGCGCCATGCCGGCCCACGGCAAGGACGGCACTTACACGCCACGGCCGTAA
- a CDS encoding S41 family peptidase: MLHLPRLTSLALTIAVVIGAPLARAAEPARLAATTTTAPAPATAPVDPAKAPLPLDELRTFAEVMDRIKAAYVEPVDDKTLLENAIKGMLSNLDPHSAYLGPEDFQELQESTSGEFGGLGIEVGVEDGFIKVVSPIDDTPASKAGIEAGDLIVKINGQPTRGQTMTEAVDKMRGKVGEKITLTLVRSGGTPFDVTLARAIVQVKSVKAQMLEDGYGYIRITQFQVKTGEEVSKALAKLRKDNGKKLNGLVLDLRNNPGGVLQAAVEVVDHFISSGLIVYTKGRIANSELRFSATGHDESDSVPLVVLINGGSASASEIVAGALQDHKRGVLMGTDSFGKGSVQTVLPLANDRALKITTALYYTPNGRSIQAQGIVPDVEVRQGKLTNDQDDENFKEADLQGHLGNGNGGADRPSAKNPIGKAKARPQDGDFQLSQALSLLKGLSVTRNK; encoded by the coding sequence ATGCTGCACTTGCCCCGCCTTACCTCGCTGGCCCTGACGATCGCCGTGGTGATCGGCGCCCCACTGGCCCGCGCCGCCGAGCCCGCGCGCCTGGCCGCCACCACCACGACTGCCCCTGCGCCCGCCACCGCACCCGTGGACCCCGCCAAGGCACCATTGCCCCTGGACGAGCTGCGCACCTTCGCCGAGGTGATGGACCGCATCAAGGCCGCCTACGTGGAACCGGTGGACGACAAGACCCTGCTGGAGAACGCCATCAAGGGCATGCTCAGCAACCTTGACCCGCACTCGGCCTACCTGGGCCCGGAAGACTTCCAGGAGTTGCAGGAAAGCACCAGCGGCGAATTCGGCGGCCTGGGCATCGAAGTCGGCGTGGAAGATGGCTTCATCAAGGTGGTGTCGCCCATCGACGACACTCCGGCCAGCAAGGCAGGCATCGAGGCCGGCGACCTGATCGTGAAGATCAACGGCCAGCCCACCCGTGGCCAGACCATGACCGAGGCCGTGGACAAGATGCGCGGCAAGGTCGGCGAGAAAATTACCCTGACCCTGGTACGCAGCGGCGGCACACCGTTTGACGTGACCCTGGCCCGCGCCATCGTGCAGGTCAAGAGCGTCAAGGCGCAGATGCTCGAAGACGGTTACGGCTACATCCGCATCACCCAATTCCAGGTCAAGACCGGCGAGGAAGTCTCCAAGGCCCTGGCCAAGCTGCGCAAGGACAACGGCAAGAAACTCAACGGCCTGGTACTGGACTTGCGCAACAACCCAGGCGGCGTGCTGCAAGCCGCGGTCGAAGTGGTGGACCACTTCATCAGCAGCGGCCTGATCGTGTACACCAAAGGCCGCATCGCCAACTCCGAGCTGCGTTTCTCGGCCACCGGCCACGATGAAAGCGACAGCGTGCCATTGGTAGTGCTGATCAACGGCGGCAGCGCCTCGGCTTCCGAAATCGTCGCTGGCGCGCTGCAGGACCACAAGCGCGGCGTGCTGATGGGTACCGACAGCTTCGGCAAGGGCTCGGTGCAGACCGTGCTGCCGCTGGCCAACGACCGCGCGCTAAAAATCACCACGGCGCTGTACTACACGCCCAACGGCCGCTCCATCCAAGCCCAGGGCATCGTGCCGGACGTGGAAGTACGCCAGGGCAAGCTCACCAACGACCAGGACGACGAGAACTTCAAGGAAGCCGACCTGCAGGGCCACTTGGGCAACGGCAACGGCGGCGCCGACCGCCCTTCGGCCAAGAACCCGATCGGCAAGGCCAAGGCCCGCCCGCAAGACGGCGACTTCCAGTTGAGCCAGGCGCTGTCGCTGCTCAAGGGCCTGAGCGTCACCCGCAACAAGTGA
- a CDS encoding murein hydrolase activator EnvC family protein: protein MLRALIALALTCLLSTAYADDREQTQQQLDATKQDIAELKKQLSQVQEQKNGVQKDLRGTETQMGKLEKQVEALQQELKKTQGELDRLALQKDQLQHSKTEQQHLIAIQARAAYQGGRQEYLKLLLNQQNPEKFARTLTYYDYMSNARMAQLKQFNETLRQLGNVEKDIAGQQAQLLAQQSSLDSQRQDLDKVRKERQAALAKLNDSYKQQDQKLAARQQDQEDLAKVLKTIEETLARQAREAEEARQKALLAQQEAERQRQRENAQANADDEPKRPKTVPGALVSSGGANFGGPFAAGRGKLPWPVDGRLLARFGETRGDDARTKWDGVMISAPAGTQVRAVHGGRVVFADWLRGAGLLVILDHGDGYLSLYGHNQSLLKGAGDVVKAGEAISTVGSSGGQDTPALYFAIRQQGRPSDPAQWCRG, encoded by the coding sequence ATGCTTCGCGCACTGATAGCCCTAGCCCTGACCTGCCTGCTGAGTACGGCCTACGCCGACGACCGTGAGCAAACCCAACAGCAGTTGGACGCCACCAAGCAGGACATCGCCGAGCTGAAGAAACAACTCAGCCAGGTGCAGGAACAAAAGAACGGCGTGCAGAAAGACCTGCGCGGAACTGAAACCCAGATGGGCAAGCTGGAAAAGCAGGTGGAGGCCCTGCAACAAGAACTAAAAAAGACCCAAGGCGAGCTGGATCGCCTGGCCCTGCAAAAAGATCAACTCCAGCACAGCAAAACTGAACAACAGCACCTGATCGCCATCCAGGCCCGTGCCGCCTACCAAGGCGGCCGCCAGGAATACCTCAAGCTGTTGCTCAACCAGCAGAACCCGGAGAAATTCGCCCGGACGCTGACCTATTACGACTACATGAGCAACGCGCGCATGGCGCAGCTCAAGCAGTTCAACGAAACCTTGCGCCAGCTGGGCAATGTCGAGAAAGACATCGCCGGCCAGCAGGCCCAGTTGCTGGCCCAGCAAAGCAGCCTGGACAGCCAGCGCCAGGACCTGGACAAGGTGCGCAAGGAACGCCAGGCCGCCCTGGCCAAGCTCAACGACAGCTACAAGCAGCAGGACCAGAAGCTCGCCGCGCGCCAGCAGGACCAGGAAGACCTGGCCAAGGTACTCAAGACCATTGAGGAAACCCTGGCGCGCCAGGCCCGCGAAGCCGAGGAAGCGCGGCAGAAGGCCCTGCTGGCGCAGCAGGAAGCCGAACGTCAGCGCCAGCGTGAAAACGCCCAGGCCAACGCGGATGATGAACCAAAACGGCCCAAAACCGTGCCGGGTGCACTAGTCTCCAGTGGCGGTGCCAATTTTGGCGGGCCATTTGCTGCGGGCCGGGGAAAACTTCCATGGCCTGTCGATGGTCGACTGTTGGCGCGTTTTGGTGAAACTCGCGGCGATGACGCCCGCACCAAGTGGGATGGTGTCATGATCAGTGCACCGGCCGGCACCCAGGTGCGGGCGGTACACGGTGGCCGGGTAGTGTTCGCCGACTGGTTGCGCGGCGCAGGACTTCTGGTCATTCTCGACCACGGGGACGGCTATTTGAGCCTGTATGGGCATAACCAGAGCCTGCTCAAGGGCGCTGGTGACGTAGTGAAAGCCGGCGAGGCCATCTCGACGGTAGGCAGTAGTGGTGGGCAGGACACGCCGGCGCTGTATTTTGCCATTCGCCAGCAAGGTCGCCCCAGCGACCCTGCACAATGGTGCCGCGGCTGA
- the gpmI gene encoding 2,3-bisphosphoglycerate-independent phosphoglycerate mutase → MTTTPKPLVLIILDGFGHSESHDYNAVYSARKPTLDRLTKEMPNGLISGSGMDVGLPDGQMGNSEVGHMNLGAGRVVYQDFTRVTKAIRDGEFFENPTICGAVDKAVNAGKAVHILGLLSDGGVHSHQDHIVAMAELAAKRGAEKIYLHAFLDGRDTPPKSAEGPLELMDKTFARLGKGRTASIIGRYFAMDRDNRWDRVAAAYELIVDGTSAYDAATAVDGLKAAYERGESDEFVKATSIGDKVRVEDGDAVVFMNFRADRARELSRVFVEDNFADFPRKRQPKTAGFIGLTQYSAKIPAPAAFGPSSLHNVLGEYLAANGKTQLRIAETEKYAHVTFFFSGGREEPFPGEERILIPSPKVATYDLQPEMSAPEVTDKIVDAIENQRFDVIVVNYANGDMVGHSGVMDAAIKAVECLDTCVGRIAAALEKVGGEALITADHGNCEQMEDESTGQAHTAHTTEPVPLIYVGKRKLKVREGGVLADVAPTMLYLMGLPKPEEMTGHSILSEG, encoded by the coding sequence ATGACAACCACGCCTAAACCTTTGGTCCTGATCATCCTGGATGGTTTCGGTCACAGCGAAAGCCACGACTACAACGCTGTCTATTCGGCCAGGAAGCCGACGCTCGACCGCCTGACCAAGGAAATGCCCAACGGCCTCATCTCCGGCTCCGGCATGGACGTGGGCCTGCCCGACGGGCAAATGGGCAACTCCGAGGTGGGCCACATGAACCTGGGTGCCGGCCGCGTGGTGTATCAGGATTTCACCCGGGTGACCAAGGCCATCCGCGATGGCGAGTTCTTCGAGAACCCCACCATCTGCGGTGCCGTGGACAAGGCTGTCAACGCTGGCAAGGCCGTGCACATTCTCGGCCTGCTGTCGGACGGCGGCGTCCACAGCCACCAGGACCACATCGTGGCCATGGCCGAGCTGGCCGCCAAGCGTGGCGCCGAGAAAATCTACCTGCACGCCTTCCTGGACGGCCGTGACACCCCGCCCAAAAGCGCCGAAGGCCCGCTGGAGCTGATGGACAAGACCTTCGCCCGCCTGGGCAAGGGCCGCACCGCCAGCATCATTGGCCGCTACTTCGCCATGGACCGCGATAACCGCTGGGACCGCGTGGCCGCTGCCTACGAGCTGATCGTCGACGGCACCAGCGCCTACGACGCCGCCACTGCCGTCGATGGCCTGAAGGCTGCCTACGAGCGCGGCGAAAGCGACGAATTCGTCAAGGCCACCAGCATTGGCGACAAAGTGCGCGTCGAAGATGGCGACGCCGTGGTGTTCATGAACTTCCGCGCCGACCGTGCCCGCGAGCTGAGCCGCGTGTTCGTCGAAGACAACTTCGCCGATTTCCCGCGCAAGCGCCAACCGAAAACCGCCGGTTTCATCGGCCTGACCCAGTACTCGGCAAAGATCCCGGCGCCAGCCGCGTTCGGCCCCAGCAGCCTGCACAACGTGCTGGGCGAGTACCTGGCCGCCAACGGCAAGACTCAGCTGCGCATCGCCGAAACCGAAAAATACGCCCACGTGACCTTCTTCTTCTCCGGCGGCCGCGAAGAGCCGTTCCCGGGCGAAGAGCGCATCCTGATCCCGTCGCCGAAGGTCGCCACCTATGACCTGCAGCCGGAAATGAGCGCCCCCGAGGTCACCGACAAGATCGTCGACGCCATCGAAAACCAGCGCTTCGATGTGATCGTGGTCAACTACGCCAACGGCGACATGGTCGGCCACAGCGGCGTGATGGACGCGGCGATCAAGGCCGTGGAGTGCCTGGACACCTGCGTGGGCCGCATCGCCGCCGCGCTGGAGAAAGTGGGCGGCGAAGCGCTGATCACCGCCGACCACGGCAACTGCGAGCAGATGGAAGACGAGTCCACCGGCCAGGCGCACACCGCGCACACCACCGAGCCGGTGCCCTTGATCTATGTGGGCAAGCGCAAGCTCAAGGTACGCGAAGGCGGGGTGCTGGCTGATGTGGCGCCCACCATGCTGTACCTGATGGGCCTGCCCAAGCCGGAAGAAATGACAGGCCACTCGATCCTGAGCGAAGGCTAA
- a CDS encoding rhodanese-like domain-containing protein, whose amino-acid sequence MVDHLLQFATNHYLLVGAFAILLIMLLALEASRGGKSLSPRELTALVNAEQGVVIDIRAKKDYATGHIVGALNIPQDKLAARMAELEKYKGKTLIIVDSIGQHAGTTARELLKAGYNAAKLSGGVSSWRADNLPLVK is encoded by the coding sequence ATGGTCGATCACCTGCTTCAATTCGCCACAAATCACTATCTGCTCGTCGGCGCTTTCGCCATCCTGCTGATCATGCTGCTTGCGCTGGAAGCGAGCCGTGGCGGCAAAAGCCTGAGCCCACGTGAGCTGACCGCGCTGGTCAATGCCGAGCAGGGCGTGGTCATCGACATTCGCGCCAAGAAAGACTACGCCACCGGCCACATCGTCGGCGCCCTGAACATTCCTCAGGACAAGCTGGCCGCGCGCATGGCGGAGCTTGAAAAGTACAAGGGCAAGACCCTGATCATCGTCGACAGCATCGGCCAGCACGCGGGCACCACGGCGCGCGAACTGCTGAAAGCGGGCTACAACGCGGCAAAACTGTCAGGTGGTGTTTCCAGCTGGCGTGCTGACAATCTCCCACTGGTAAAGTGA
- the grxC gene encoding glutaredoxin 3: MSHVVVYSSDWCPYCMRAKALLESKGVAFEEIRVDGQPQVRAAMAQKAGRTSVPQIWIGERHVGGCDDLYALERAGKLDVLLQA, from the coding sequence ATGAGCCACGTCGTCGTCTACTCCAGCGATTGGTGCCCCTACTGCATGCGGGCCAAGGCCCTGCTGGAAAGCAAGGGTGTTGCCTTCGAAGAAATCCGTGTCGACGGCCAGCCGCAGGTTCGCGCTGCCATGGCCCAGAAGGCCGGCCGCACTTCGGTCCCCCAGATCTGGATCGGCGAGCGCCATGTAGGCGGCTGTGACGATCTGTACGCCCTGGAGCGCGCCGGCAAGCTCGACGTGCTGCTCCAGGCCTGA
- the secB gene encoding protein-export chaperone SecB, protein MTDQQNTGAATEEANAPQFSLQRIYVRDLSFEAPKSPAIFRQQWEPSVALDLNTRQKALEEGFHEVVLTLSVTVKNGEEVAFIAEVQQAGIFLIKNLDDASMSHTLGAFCPNILFPYARETLDSLVVRGSFPALMLAPVNFDALYAQELQRMQEAGEAPKPSLQ, encoded by the coding sequence ATGACTGATCAACAGAACACCGGCGCGGCTACCGAAGAAGCCAACGCCCCGCAATTCTCCCTGCAGCGCATCTACGTGCGCGACCTGTCGTTCGAAGCGCCGAAAAGCCCGGCCATCTTCCGTCAGCAGTGGGAGCCGAGCGTCGCCCTGGATCTGAACACCCGCCAGAAGGCGCTGGAAGAAGGTTTCCACGAAGTGGTACTGACCCTGTCGGTCACCGTGAAGAACGGCGAAGAAGTAGCCTTCATCGCAGAAGTGCAGCAGGCTGGCATCTTCCTGATCAAGAACCTGGACGACGCGTCCATGAGCCACACCCTGGGTGCGTTCTGCCCCAACATCCTGTTCCCGTACGCCCGCGAAACCCTGGACAGCCTGGTGGTTCGTGGTTCGTTCCCGGCCCTGATGCTGGCCCCGGTGAACTTCGACGCCCTGTACGCGCAAGAGCTGCAGCGCATGCAGGAAGCTGGCGAAGCGCCGAAGCCGTCGCTGCAGTAA
- the trmL gene encoding tRNA (uridine(34)/cytosine(34)/5-carboxymethylaminomethyluridine(34)-2'-O)-methyltransferase TrmL — protein MFHVILFQPEIPPNTGNIIRLCANSGCHLHLIEPIGFELDDKRLRRAGLDYHEYATLKRHADLASCLESLGNPRLFAFTTKGSKPFYEVSFADGDAFLFGPESRGLPPEVLDPLGSDQRLRLPMREGCRSLNLSNTVAIAVYEAWRQLGFA, from the coding sequence ATGTTTCACGTCATCCTTTTTCAACCAGAGATACCGCCCAATACAGGCAACATTATACGGCTATGCGCCAACAGCGGCTGCCACCTGCACTTGATCGAACCGATCGGCTTCGAGCTCGATGACAAGCGCCTGCGCCGGGCCGGGCTCGATTACCATGAGTACGCCACGCTCAAGCGCCACGCCGACCTCGCCAGTTGCCTGGAGTCGCTGGGCAACCCGCGGCTGTTCGCGTTCACCACCAAGGGCTCCAAGCCGTTCTACGAAGTAAGCTTCGCCGACGGCGACGCCTTCCTGTTCGGCCCGGAAAGCCGCGGCCTGCCGCCCGAGGTGCTGGACCCGCTGGGCAGCGACCAGCGCCTGCGCTTGCCGATGCGCGAGGGCTGCCGCAGCCTGAACCTGTCCAACACCGTGGCCATCGCGGTGTACGAAGCCTGGCGCCAGCTGGGTTTCGCCTGA
- the ntrC gene encoding nitrogen regulation protein NR(I), giving the protein MSRSETVWIVDDDRSIRWVLEKALQQEGMTTQSFDSADGVMSRLARQQPDVIISDIRMPGASGLDLLARIREQFPRLPVIIMTAHSDLDSAVASYQGGAFEYLPKPFDVDEAVALVKRANQHAQEQQGLTEVPTLTRTPEIIGEAPAMQEVFRAIGRLSHSNITVLINGESGTGKELVAHALHRHSPRAASPFIALNMAAIPKDLMESELFGHEKGAFTGAANLRRGRFEQADGGTLFLDEIGDMPADTQTRLLRVLADGEFYRVGGHTPVKVDVRIIAATHQNLETLVHAGKFREDLFHRLNVIRIHIPRLSDRREDIPTLAKHFLSRAAQELAVEPKLLKAETEEYLKNLPWPGNVRQLENTCRWITVMASGREVHIGDLPPELLSLPQDAAPVTNWEQALRQWADQALARGQSSLLDSAVPSFERIMIETALKHTAGRRRDAAVLLGWGRNTLTRKIKELGMKVDGGDDDEGDDA; this is encoded by the coding sequence ATGAGCCGTAGTGAAACTGTCTGGATCGTCGATGACGACCGTTCCATCCGTTGGGTACTGGAAAAAGCCTTGCAACAGGAAGGCATGACCACCCAAAGCTTCGACAGTGCCGATGGCGTGATGAGCCGGCTGGCCCGCCAGCAGCCCGATGTGATCATCTCCGACATCCGTATGCCGGGTGCCAGCGGCCTGGACCTGCTGGCGCGCATCCGCGAGCAGTTCCCGCGCCTGCCGGTGATCATCATGACCGCCCATTCGGACCTGGACAGCGCCGTGGCGTCGTACCAGGGCGGTGCGTTCGAATACCTGCCCAAGCCGTTCGACGTGGACGAAGCCGTGGCACTGGTCAAGCGCGCCAACCAGCACGCCCAGGAGCAGCAGGGCCTGACCGAAGTACCAACCCTGACGCGCACCCCGGAAATCATCGGCGAAGCGCCGGCGATGCAGGAAGTTTTCCGCGCCATCGGCCGCCTCAGCCACTCCAACATCACCGTGCTGATCAACGGTGAATCGGGTACCGGTAAAGAACTGGTGGCCCACGCGCTGCACCGCCACAGCCCGCGCGCCGCCTCGCCGTTCATTGCCCTGAACATGGCCGCCATCCCCAAGGACCTGATGGAGTCCGAGCTGTTCGGCCACGAAAAAGGAGCGTTCACCGGCGCGGCCAACCTGCGTCGCGGCCGCTTTGAGCAAGCCGACGGCGGTACCCTGTTCCTGGACGAGATCGGTGACATGCCGGCCGACACCCAGACCCGCCTGCTGCGCGTGCTGGCCGACGGCGAGTTCTACCGTGTGGGCGGCCACACCCCCGTGAAGGTAGACGTGCGCATCATCGCCGCGACCCACCAGAACCTGGAAACCCTGGTGCATGCTGGCAAGTTCCGCGAAGACTTGTTCCACCGCCTCAACGTCATCCGCATCCACATCCCGCGCCTGTCAGACCGCCGTGAAGACATTCCGACCCTGGCCAAGCACTTCCTCAGCCGCGCCGCCCAGGAGCTGGCCGTGGAGCCCAAGCTGCTCAAGGCCGAGACCGAGGAATACCTGAAAAACCTGCCATGGCCCGGCAACGTGCGCCAGCTGGAAAACACCTGCCGCTGGATCACGGTGATGGCGTCGGGGCGCGAAGTGCACATCGGCGACCTGCCGCCCGAGCTGCTCAGCCTGCCGCAGGATGCCGCCCCCGTGACCAACTGGGAGCAGGCCCTGCGCCAATGGGCCGACCAGGCCCTGGCCCGCGGCCAGTCCAGCTTGCTGGACAGCGCGGTGCCAAGCTTCGAGCGCATCATGATCGAGACCGCCCTGAAGCACACCGCCGGCCGCCGCCGCGACGCCGCCGTGCTCCTGGGCTGGGGCCGCAACACCTTGACGCGCAAGATCAAGGAGCTGGGCATGAAGGTCGACGGTGGGGATGACGATGAGGGCGACGACGCCTGA
- the glnL gene encoding nitrogen regulation protein NR(II), with translation MTISDALHRLLLDNLTTATILLNAELRLEYMNPAAEMLLAISGQRSHGQFISELFTESAEALNSLRQAVEQAHPFTKREAMLTALTGQTLTVDYAVTPILSNGATLLLLEVHPRDRLLRITKEEAQLSKQETTKMLVRGLAHEIKNPLGGIRGAAQLLARELPEESLKDYTNVIIEEADRLRNLVDRMLGSNKLPSLAMTNVHEVLERVSSLVEAEAQGGITLVRDYDPSIPDVLIDREQMIQAVLNIVRNAMQAISGQNELRLGRISLRTRTMRQFTIGHTRHRLVTKIEITDNGPGIPAELQETIFYPMVSGRPDGTGLGLAITQNIISQHQGLIECESHPGHTTFSIFLPLEQGAASS, from the coding sequence ATGACCATCAGTGATGCACTGCACCGACTGCTACTGGACAACCTGACCACCGCCACCATTCTGCTCAATGCCGAACTGCGCCTGGAGTACATGAACCCGGCTGCAGAGATGCTGCTGGCCATCAGCGGCCAGCGCAGCCATGGGCAATTCATCAGCGAACTGTTCACCGAGTCGGCCGAAGCCCTCAACTCCTTGCGCCAGGCCGTGGAACAGGCACACCCGTTCACCAAGCGCGAAGCCATGCTGACCGCGCTGACCGGGCAGACCCTGACCGTGGACTATGCGGTAACCCCCATTCTGAGCAATGGCGCTACCCTGCTGCTGCTGGAGGTGCACCCACGCGACCGGCTGCTGCGCATCACCAAGGAGGAGGCCCAGCTGTCCAAGCAGGAAACCACCAAGATGCTGGTGCGTGGCCTGGCACACGAAATAAAGAACCCGCTGGGCGGCATTCGTGGCGCCGCGCAACTGCTGGCCCGAGAACTGCCCGAGGAAAGCCTCAAGGACTACACCAACGTCATCATTGAAGAGGCTGACCGCCTGCGCAACCTGGTGGACCGCATGCTGGGTTCCAACAAGCTGCCCTCGCTGGCCATGACCAACGTGCACGAAGTGCTGGAGCGTGTATCGAGCCTGGTGGAAGCCGAGGCACAAGGTGGCATCACCCTGGTGCGCGACTATGACCCGAGCATTCCGGACGTGCTCATCGACCGCGAGCAGATGATTCAGGCCGTGCTCAATATCGTGCGCAACGCCATGCAGGCCATCAGCGGCCAGAATGAGCTGCGCCTGGGCCGCATCAGCCTGCGCACCCGTACCATGCGCCAGTTCACCATTGGCCACACCCGCCACCGGCTGGTGACCAAGATAGAAATCACCGACAACGGACCCGGTATCCCGGCCGAGCTCCAGGAAACCATCTTCTACCCGATGGTCAGTGGGCGCCCCGACGGCACAGGCCTGGGCCTGGCCATTACCCAGAACATCATCAGCCAGCACCAAGGGCTGATCGAGTGTGAAAGCCACCCTGGCCACACCACCTTCTCGATCTTCCTGCCGCTGGAACAAGGAGCTGCTTCGTCATGA
- a CDS encoding DUF4124 domain-containing protein, with product MNRLLLAALLLVMSASAAAEVYTYVDAQGNRVYTDKPHANATRVDIRPSNSMTATPPPPTPARKAKRKQAIAHYDMLRILIPEPDATIHDGGGNMIVTVTSEPVLMPNHGYRLLLDGKVIAGPTVSPVFPLQNIDRGTHQLAAEIIDNQETVIERTPAQPFHMQRISLIQKRRINPCTAEDYGVRPECPLADKPEDDD from the coding sequence ATGAACCGCCTGCTGTTGGCTGCCCTGCTGCTGGTGATGTCAGCCAGTGCGGCGGCCGAGGTCTATACCTATGTCGATGCCCAGGGCAACCGGGTCTATACCGACAAGCCCCACGCCAATGCCACCCGGGTGGACATACGCCCAAGCAACAGCATGACCGCCACTCCGCCGCCGCCCACGCCGGCACGCAAGGCCAAGCGCAAACAGGCCATCGCCCACTACGACATGCTGCGCATCCTCATCCCTGAGCCCGATGCCACCATTCACGATGGCGGTGGCAACATGATCGTCACCGTCACCAGTGAACCGGTGCTGATGCCCAACCACGGTTATCGCTTGCTGCTCGACGGCAAGGTCATCGCCGGCCCAACCGTGAGCCCGGTGTTCCCCTTGCAGAACATTGACCGCGGCACGCACCAACTTGCGGCGGAGATCATCGATAACCAGGAAACGGTGATTGAACGCACGCCAGCGCAGCCTTTTCACATGCAACGGATTTCGCTGATCCAGAAGCGTCGCATCAACCCCTGCACGGCAGAAGACTACGGTGTGCGCCCGGAATGCCCGCTGGCAGACAAGCCAGAGGACGACGACTGA
- a CDS encoding DUF4124 domain-containing protein, producing the protein MRSCLIWLLMLVALPAAAQIYKYTDAEGNTAYSNQPPQGTPAQTVELPPLNSVQQQAPVAPMAPPPRQRNDNNVQAYRTLQLTDIPSEEALRANNGTFTVGVLIDPRLRPEHRLRLLLDDQPYGQPTNVPRLQLVNIDRGDHSLAVQVLLNDRVVQQSPTVTFTLQRFHLPPAGKRP; encoded by the coding sequence ATGCGTTCATGCCTCATCTGGTTACTGATGCTGGTGGCCCTGCCCGCAGCCGCCCAGATCTACAAATACACCGATGCCGAGGGCAATACCGCCTATTCCAACCAGCCGCCCCAGGGCACGCCGGCCCAGACGGTAGAACTGCCACCACTCAACAGCGTGCAGCAACAGGCTCCCGTGGCGCCAATGGCGCCTCCACCGCGCCAGCGCAACGACAATAACGTGCAGGCCTACCGCACCTTGCAACTGACTGACATTCCCAGCGAGGAAGCCCTGCGCGCCAACAACGGCACCTTTACCGTAGGCGTGCTGATCGACCCGCGCCTGCGCCCCGAACACCGCCTGCGCCTGCTGCTGGACGACCAGCCCTACGGCCAGCCCACCAATGTGCCGCGCCTGCAGTTGGTCAACATCGACCGCGGCGACCACAGCCTGGCGGTGCAGGTACTGCTCAACGACCGAGTGGTGCAACAGAGCCCCACTGTCACCTTCACCCTGCAACGCTTCCACCTGCCCCCTGCCGGAAAACGCCCATGA